The region ATAAACACTACTGCAGTCTGGGAGACtgcataatgtttttaaaatataagccaGATTGAGGGAAACTgaaacaaaatgtgttatttataatGTTGCCTTAATGGAAAGGTATTTTATCAGTATgttcctgtgaaaaaaaaaagaagaaaaaaaaaaacctgtataaatgatatatatatatatatatatatttatatatctactatatatatatatatatatatatatatatttatactgtgtgtgtgtgtgtatatatatatatatatatatatatatatatttatttgatatatatatatatatatatatatatatatacacacacacacacacacaaatagtcaGGACaagtattaaagggttactccaccccaaaatgaaaattttgtcattaatcacttacccccatgtcgttccgaacccgtaaaagctttgttcatcttctgaacacaatttaagatattttggatgaaaaccaggagactTGTGATTGTCGCATTGATTGCCAAGTAAATTGTACTGTCAAGATCCAGTAAAGAATGAAAGACATTGTCacaatagtccatctgccataaGTGGTTGatccgtaacattatgaagcgacataAATACTTTTGTACGTACGTgaagaaacaacaaaatacaacttttattcaaacaattccCTCTACTCTGTGTCTTTCCAAATCACGCAGTAGCGCCCATTTTGGAGAAACATCCGCTGAACACTGGCaacgtacactcttctgtgtctgcCGCGCTGCatggatgcgctgttttcattcgaatcaaagcataaatacactcCAAAAatcgtatccttgtggcgcagctgacacagaagggCATACATCATTTTACATCACATACACCATACATAATTTTACATCACTTTCTGGGTGCCGTCAAAACAGCTCACAATAATTTGATGGgtcatttgtttcttacaaacacacagcttttcactttacaagatgtcaattgatggactggagtggtgtggagtgtttttatcagctgtttggattttttatgacgacacccattcactgcagaggatccattggtgagcaagtaatgcaatACTAATTGTcttaaaatctgttctgatgaagaaacaaactcatctaaatctttgggtgtcatttttgaatgaacttttcctttaattaaAGGTCATTTTCCATTACAATAGCTTACTAATTATCAGTTCAAacaatagtaatttaaaaaaaaaaaaaagtagctgaAGCAGCAAAAATATGAATCTAACTTACTGGAAAATCTGATTCGATAGCACCACAGTACTTGTTTGTAAGGGCAAGTTCAGACATGATGGATTACAACTGAAAAGTGTTGTGAACAAGCTGGTGCTCGTACCATGCATCAACAAAAGACCCTCACATCTCACGACTCTAAGAACAAGTTCGAAATCTCAAACAAGACCTTTATTGTGTCATTGCATCAAACAGAATTACAACAGGGATGAGATGCATCTTTTGGAATAgccccaaaacaaacaacagtaCAAGGCaaagaaaagattaaatcaaAAAAGCCAAACAAATCTAGCTACATCTCCCACGGCAGTTCAGTCAAAAGCAAATCAAAGTCTCAGAATTACAGCATGGTATGTTCAGGACCAAATTTGCACAGTCACAACTTCTTATCTGCTATGACACTCTGACATAATTAATGACAAACGCCCATTTACAGTTTATAAAACATATGAACAGTTTCTCCCTGGCCACAATACGGTCACACTCTCACTGAGAGCAGAATACATTTCAGACAAAAGTATTTTCTGTCACAGTACATTGTAAAACTCTCCATTGGAGATCAGTAGTTTGAGTTTGTATTGTGCCCTCCATCACCTGTAATATTGCCTTCCAGAATAAATCGATCTTGCCGTTAAATTCATTACTAGATGAATTAAATGCAACAACATATTTTCAATACATGGCTCCCAGCTCTGGGTGAGTCTATTTTGACATGGGTGGCTCAGTAGTAGTAAATATTCAAATTGGTTTCACATATATTTACAGCAGTTAAAGATTCCAGGTCAAATCACTCCATTGGCACGTCCACCGATGCTTTTGTGCCACTGAGAAAGGCACTTATTTCCCATTAGCTCAAGAAGCTGTATGGCTGCCCATGTGCTCTTTCTCTGCCTGTGTATCAGATTTGTTAATAATTCCCATATATGAGTACAAAATTCGGGGAAATTggtaagttctttaaaaaaacatgaagaagaactgaatgactgaaaataaatagcagtgtAGTCCATTATCAAATCCACTACAGTACAAGAAGATGCACCAATTTACAATCCACAACGTCTCATTCACATAAGAGTTACGGTACCCCGGTTTTCTTGAGGGCGATCCAAGATTCGCAACGCATCAGTGTCCTTCAGTCAAGAAAATGGAAGAGAATATAGCTTACAGCAACAATACAAGATGGATGGAAAGTGGTCAAAAAGACAGCTGGTCTAAACCACAAAGAAACAATATTAAAGTCCATTTCCTTTTGAAAAAACACAAGAGAATGTGATTTCTTGTTTTTCCTTTCCTTCCTTACCCAGTGTCTACAATGTCATGATGCACCTAACTGTAGGAGAATCAGTCAGAGGTgagaattaaagggttagttcgcacaaaaatgaatattctttcatcatttaacCCAAGAAAGCACATAAGactttatatttgaaacacaaaataagatattttaaaagaaacctGAGATATTTATGTCCCATCACCAAAACTTAAAGAGATCATAAAAGAAATCCATATAAAGAGGTTTAATCTAAATCTTTTGCAGAGACATGATTGCTTAATGTTATGATTTAATTTAGGCATTTATTCATAAACACTAATCAATATGCATAGAGCTCATCAAATATGATTAATGGAAGCTCAAACATACTTGCTTGACATGTGAGATCAAACTAatcatatggatttattttaaggatatctttatgaactttttgaaagttttgctgtacacttataaaaaaataaataaaaaaaacactgtaatttatgtaaagtgcatttttattctGGTCTAAATGAAAATCATGGTTTCCGGGTCTAGTttgtttaaaagcaaataaaataaataaataaaataaataaataataaaaaagaaaaaaaaatttgtatgacACCAGAGTGGTGATGTGCAGAAGACATActagaccgagagagagagagagagagagagagagatagagagagagagaaagagagagagagagagagatacaaatgtaaatttttggtctttggtaaaataaatatttgtcattaatattgaataaaaatgtaaggTTTTACCAAACCTTACAACCTTACAGTGGAGGGACATACATCAggcttcattaaaaaataaagtatctttatttgtgtttgaaagtattttaggtttggagtgacatgagggagaataaatgatgacagaatgtccaTTTTTGGTTCACACTTCCCCTTTAAAGGATGTAGATCTGATTAAATTCTGATCTGTTGGAATAGAAAGATGGAATAGCTTTTGGAATAGTTTAGAGGCACTTTGGTTGATCGGTTTTCCCTTTAAAGTCTGACAAGTCTCCTTCGGTAATTCCTGAAGCTGGGAGTTTTCCTGTTCTACAGTAATTCCAATTTAGCATACTGTGCTGGTAGAAGAATCTGGCTCCCTAGAACTGCGGCATTACACTACCGTATTCCTGTGCCGGTAAGGTGGAGGTGGCAGAACCGTTCCCGGTCTCCTGTTAAACTCAGAAAGATACTCAGGGTTGTCAGCCACAGCGATGCGACTTCGGATGCTGTGCCTGTAGAGAGGCTTGCTTTTGCACACTTGAGTTGGATCTTGAGGGTTTGGTTGGGTCGCCTTGGGCGGTAGACTATGCTGCCAGTAGTCAGGATTATCAAAATTCTTCTTCGACTTCCTGTCGACCATTACAGTCCCAGAATGACCCGTTTGAAGCATGTTACCTGGATAGACATGGTGGCCAGGAAGGCCAGATATACTTTTACTAGTGACTGCAGATTTCGCCACTTGAGCCGGATGAGTTGAAGAGCCTGACTGACTCACCAGACAAGGTTGGATCTGTTGGCTGACAAAGGAGATTTGGGTTAATAAAGAGGGATTGCCAGACATGCTGGAGGAATTGGAATCGGCACTGTGTGGCGACTGGGAATGCTGGTCATTTTGGCTCATCGATCTTGTTTGGGGGGGCTGAACAGGTGGAACGGCGAAATGAACATGTGTTCCCTGGCCATGGTGGTGGGCTTTCCCAGTTTGTGTTGAGAGGATAACGTGGCTACTTGCGGTGTTGGCTGCTGTTGTCATCTGTAGCGGTATGGAAGCTCCATTTTTCCTCATAATCTCGTTCGTCGTGTTGTTGTATGTGTTGAGGTAAAGGGGTTCATTGATGTACTCATCCTCACCCTTGGGTTTTCTATCAGGGGTGCTGTGGTAACCAGGGTTGTCCAGTGCAgtaatatttccatttttccGCTGGTTTACAAAAGGATTCTCCTCGACAGGACTAAGATGGTCTGTTGACACAAgagtaaattaaaatagaatgaCAAAAGCTCCATACTGTATATAGGTACATTGCAATTCATcactaatcaatcaatcaatcaatcaatcaatcaatctgtctgtatgtctgtctgtctgtctgtctgtctatctatattcAGCTTAATTGAAATTTTTGTTTAAGTTCTAGtaattgtgttatatatatatatatatatatatatatatatatatatatatatatatatatatatatatataatatatatatatatatataacacatattattattattattctgtttttatatttattttagttttagtaattttagtaaccTATTTACTTCAGAtagatgccaaggcaacatttataatgttagtttttacaatatatctattttatttcatttaattacattttttttaaatagacttaaCAATAGAGttagcaataacaacactggtattAGTCAGATACtaggtaagaattttttttttttttttttttttttaccttaatcaAGAAGTCATGTAAACAAATTAACTAGATTAAGACCATTTTCCATCTTTCATAAATCTAAACAAGATATATGCTTGTATTAATCAGAATTTTGGATCATGTAAACACACTATTATGCATACATCACCTCATAAATCAAGCACTCGTGAATTAGTGAATATACAAAGAAATATAATTCTGGGGGACTGATGCAGACAGAACTACTGAAGAAaccactgtttttttgtttgtttttgttttttcgtgGAGAGAAAAAGGAGACTTagacattttacaaacattaaaaggAACACGGTGGCCTACATTTGTACAAATCTCATGACCTACATTTTACAATTCATCGCATTCTTGTGTGTTATTGTTCAGGAAATGAATGAGAATTAATGAGCTGATTAAATTACTGTTCGCATAATAAATGAGCAATGTCTCTAGTATTTCCAGAAGAGAACATCAGTGTTAGTTTATTCCGAATATGCTGATTACATGTGCACAGAAATATTCATTCAGCTGTGGAGCATGTGAACATCTTCAGAATAAAGGCTTAAAAAGAACATGAACCTTAATTGGAAATTATGTAAATATGGTGACCAAAAGTAGCAACACCACATACTTatctacatttttcagtttttaaaataaagtagcTTTACCAGTTAAGTTTGTTTACTCATATAGCAGTGCAGCACGACAGCAAGCTACACTGATGTTTTTGCACATGAAGCATTTTAAATCTGCAGTCTAAggcaataatgattttttttacagaatgtccTAGTTAGGATTAGTGAATTTGTTAGTAAATGTCatgtcatgtgacaatgaaaactggaataaaggctgttaaaaattcagctttaccatcacatgaattaattacattttgaaatatatgaaaataagtttttttgtttgtttgtttgtttgtttatatatatataatatatatatatataatatctatattagatatatatattatatctatatatataatatatatatatatatattcttacaaTATTACCTTTTTGACcgatttttattaaatgcagcttggtgagcataaaacattttatggacCCCAAAACTTTTTGAATGGCAACATGGTGCCCTTACTAAAGTTAGCTACTTTGTATAGCCTTCTGGCTGTAGTTTAACTACTGATACTAGCATAAAACTGTGAGTAGCCTAACTGCTATAGTTAACCACCCACAATTCATTGGCACTATGTATTTTGAGGCCTCTTGAGGTGAAGGATGAGACCATTAACTGCTGCCAAAATTTGTAATGGAAGAACTCAGAATCTATTGATTTATTCATCTACTCAACCCCACCAATACTGGATTAATGTTTTACTCCCAGACACCCTTTTGTTTTAAACTATCTGAGGTTGAAATGGAACGGCCGCGATATTATCGACCAGAGAATGTGTAATAAAAGACTTTCAGAGGTGATTTACACCAAACTAATTCCCAGTAATACCCAGAAGCGACATGCACATGCCCCCTCATATTTTTGcaccaagtggattttgaatgcaactCCTCAAAAAGGACACTGAATATTTCAAATagctctctttttttattttacctgagGCTGATTTGTTCATAGGGCTCATGTAACCATCTTCACCCGTGGTCTTCTGATTCCTTTCTCCGAAAAAGACAGTTGGGTCTGCGCTGTAGCGCTGGCCGTCACAGTCGTCTCCAGCAGACATGGGCTGTTTTTTCAAGCTCCCATTACAGTGTTGTTCCTCAAGGGCATCGAGACCAGCACCTTGTGTGCTTATAGGAATGAAGATGGCACTCGCTGTACCAGAAGTATCATGAGAACAAGCTCCAATCTTGTCTTCTGGGCTAAAAACTCTTTCACGACACTTCAGTTGCGTCTATATGggggaaacaaaaataaagtttagaTGGATAATCCACCTTCCTCAATGACTCAGCAATCATTAAGGTGTCTAAATCTTTAGTTTTATAATGATATCAATTACACATATAAAGGGTGGTTGTTGAAAATTGTAGGGGTTGTCATTGctagaaaaataaattttgtactAAAACTAAGAGAAGATTAGTCCATcgcatcacttactcaccaatggatcaatgcaagtgaatgggtgccatcagaatgacagtttcaaacagaatgatataaaaacatcacaatatattctacaattaatccacaccactccagcaATTAACATTCGTGttcgaagtgaaaagctgtgtgattgtaagaagactttttttttttactttaaactgttgcttctggccaaaatcatGAGTACATAATGCATCTAataaacacttcctccagtgaataAAGTCCAATCCATTGCTGTCCTCTCCACCAAACATATTTGTATAAAAGTGTTTTGGAATATTTTCACACCAATAAACTCCTTAATAAAtaagtggattattgtgatggtttttatcagctgtttggactctcattctagatggcacccatttactgcagaggatccattggtgagcaaaatgatgtgatgctaaatttctctaactcagtttcaatgaagaaacaaactcttcttcatcttggatggcctgaggcctaaatacattttcagcaaattttttttGCCTTCTCTGTCTGCCCAATTGTGTTCCCATAGGCAAGATGACTGACTAACCCAACTTCCACTGACACTGAAATGGAATGCTTCTGGATAGTTAAGTATAGATCTTTTTGCTTCAAAACAGGTTTTCCTCACTATACCACCCCTTCTTCTGTCTCCCCATCTGTCTTTAATTGGACAAACTAGTTAATTCCTATTAAAACTGCTGTTAAACAGATAGTCCTGACCGTAAACTTACAGTCTTTGTATCTACAGTAGTTCCGTCcttgattctgactggtcaaCAGCTGTGTTTTCAATTACGATAAAGCACAGCT is a window of Cyprinus carpio isolate SPL01 chromosome B1, ASM1834038v1, whole genome shotgun sequence DNA encoding:
- the LOC122135762 gene encoding receptor tyrosine-protein kinase erbB-4-like, whose protein sequence is MNTGQISRQTAEERDTGIEMGDPERVPDVSGGEADGAQGPSQPVTVLVKSPNHIKLTLIFDLLEALDSDEKEYNSDGGKGGDYLGVDDVWRKKALRWIPTREIPDIFGEGERLPSHHLHHILLYMGWSNGDDRMKLPRAPPHSKFFQSLLDEEEADDLMDTQLKCRERVFSPEDKIGACSHDTSGTASAIFIPISTQGAGLDALEEQHCNGSLKKQPMSAGDDCDGQRYSADPTVFFGERNQKTTGEDGYMSPMNKSASDHLSPVEENPFVNQRKNGNITALDNPGYHSTPDRKPKGEDEYINEPLYLNTYNNTTNEIMRKNGASIPLQMTTAANTASSHVILSTQTGKAHHHGQGTHVHFAVPPVQPPQTRSMSQNDQHSQSPHSADSNSSSMSGNPSLLTQISFVSQQIQPCLVSQSGSSTHPAQVAKSAVTSKSISGLPGHHVYPGNMLQTGHSGTVMVDRKSKKNFDNPDYWQHSLPPKATQPNPQDPTQVCKSKPLYRHSIRSRIAVADNPEYLSEFNRRPGTVLPPPPYRHRNTVV